A DNA window from Thermosynechococcaceae cyanobacterium Okahandja contains the following coding sequences:
- a CDS encoding allophycocyanin subunit alpha-B, whose amino-acid sequence MSVISQVLLKADDELRYPTTGELKTISDFFQTGAQRLRIATTLAENEKRVVEQASKQLWQKRPDFISPGGNAYGQKQRALCLRDYGWYMRLITYGILAGDKEPIERTGIIGVREMYNSLGVPMPGMVEAIRCLKDASLALLSAEDAEVAAPYFDYIIQEMS is encoded by the coding sequence ATGAGTGTCATTAGTCAGGTTCTTCTTAAAGCGGACGATGAATTGCGCTACCCCACCACGGGCGAACTCAAGACTATTAGTGACTTCTTTCAAACGGGGGCGCAACGCCTACGCATTGCCACGACGCTGGCTGAAAATGAAAAACGGGTGGTAGAGCAAGCCAGTAAGCAATTGTGGCAGAAGCGACCTGACTTTATTTCTCCCGGCGGTAATGCCTACGGCCAAAAGCAACGCGCCCTCTGCCTGCGGGACTACGGCTGGTACATGCGCTTAATTACCTACGGTATTTTGGCGGGCGATAAGGAACCGATTGAACGCACGGGCATTATTGGCGTGCGGGAGATGTACAACTCCTTGGGGGTACCCATGCCCGGTATGGTGGAGGCCATTCGCTGTCTTAAGGACGCATCCCTCGCGCTGCTGAGTGCCGAAGATGCCGAAGTCGCGGCTCCGTACTTCGACTATATTATTCAAGAGATGTCTTAA